One window of Geotoga petraea genomic DNA carries:
- the fliG gene encoding flagellar motor switch protein FliG, giving the protein MADNKELNGIKKSAILLVLMGTENAGNILKKLDDDDVEQLTLEIANLENVDESLKESVMNEFFEYAQVKEFINKGGVDYAKQLLERAFGPERAMEIIERLVSNLQVKPFDFLKKVDITQMVNVLQNEHPQTVALVLCYLPPSTSSQIIANLPESFQVDVIKRISVMNSATPDIVKEVESKMKDRLSSFTVQTFSQVGGIEVSAEIMNSIDRVVSKNIFDRLSERDPKLSEEIRKRMFVFEDIIKLDDRAVQRVLREVDQKDLTLSLKGASDEVKEIIYKNMSNRASQIIKEELEFMGPVRVKDVDEAQQRIVSEIRKLEESGEIIISGGGGEDLIV; this is encoded by the coding sequence ATGGCTGACAATAAAGAATTAAATGGAATTAAAAAATCTGCTATTTTATTAGTTTTAATGGGCACTGAAAATGCTGGAAATATATTAAAAAAATTAGATGATGATGATGTGGAACAATTGACATTAGAAATAGCAAATTTAGAAAATGTTGATGAAAGTTTAAAAGAATCTGTAATGAATGAATTTTTTGAATACGCACAAGTTAAAGAGTTTATAAACAAAGGCGGAGTTGATTATGCAAAACAACTTTTAGAAAGAGCGTTTGGCCCTGAAAGAGCAATGGAAATAATCGAAAGATTAGTTTCAAACTTACAGGTAAAACCATTTGACTTTTTGAAAAAGGTTGATATAACTCAAATGGTTAATGTGTTACAAAATGAACATCCTCAAACAGTTGCTTTGGTATTATGTTATTTACCACCAAGTACTTCATCACAAATCATAGCTAACTTGCCTGAATCATTTCAGGTTGACGTTATAAAAAGAATTTCTGTTATGAATTCTGCAACACCGGATATAGTAAAAGAAGTGGAATCAAAAATGAAAGACAGATTATCTTCTTTTACTGTTCAAACATTTTCTCAAGTTGGTGGTATAGAAGTATCGGCTGAAATAATGAATAGTATAGATAGAGTAGTGAGTAAAAATATTTTTGATAGACTTTCTGAAAGGGATCCTAAGCTTTCTGAAGAAATTAGAAAAAGAATGTTTGTATTCGAGGATATTATTAAACTTGATGATAGAGCGGTTCAGAGAGTTCTTAGAGAAGTTGATCAAAAAGATCTTACGCTTAGTTTAAAAGGCGCTTCTGATGAAGTAAAAGAAATCATATATAAAAACATGTCAAATAGAGCTTCGCAAATTATAAAAGAAGAATTAGAATTTATGGGCCCAGTAAGAGTTAAAGACGTAGACGAAGCTCAACAAAGAATCGTATCTGAAATCAGAAAGCTTGAAGAATCAGGAGAAATTATAATTTCTGGTGGTGGAGGAGAAGATTTAATTGTTTAA
- the fliF gene encoding flagellar basal-body MS-ring/collar protein FliF, translated as MGEIIERIQKWWNNQDKNRKTIYISIASAILLIIIITVILSTRITYKFLMGGVTEANGGRIINTLEEMGIKYNVNPNGSIYVDYGNVQELRMRLATQGVLGGTNQGYELLQNQGFGATSYDKQVNYQIALEGELSNTISSMSGVEYAKVHLVIPPRTYYQVDENSIAKASVLLMLENGYTMKKEQVKGIVNFLTGSVQGLTQENVKVVDNFSNNLTDQLSNSEIGSADSKFQLKAEIEEYYSKKVEQNLQSVFGLGNVVVISEINLNWEKLEEEARTVEPVVDENGIVLSEQTQTESSSSGSSGAAPGTTSNIPPFTYETQESTGQFYSSSNTIRNYDVNEIYKKTVQDKSGDISDKSITVFIDFANANITETDELRAQINKAVSTAVGTTDQNITILSMAFNRTAETQRAQYQEQLDQRNRRIIMIITIIISVVVITFLLYVFTRILKRRRTYKFIEERKKKLEDRVQEFVSESEEEVEEYTPSQEAQRRLEDIVEKRPDDVAEIIKLWLNSK; from the coding sequence ATGGGTGAAATTATTGAAAGAATACAGAAATGGTGGAATAACCAAGATAAAAATAGAAAAACTATCTATATTTCGATAGCTTCTGCCATATTACTTATTATTATTATCACAGTTATTCTTTCAACAAGAATAACTTATAAATTTTTGATGGGTGGTGTAACTGAGGCAAATGGTGGTAGAATAATAAATACACTTGAAGAAATGGGAATAAAATATAATGTAAATCCTAATGGATCAATTTATGTAGATTATGGTAATGTTCAAGAATTGAGAATGAGATTGGCTACTCAAGGGGTTCTTGGGGGAACTAATCAAGGTTATGAACTTCTTCAAAATCAAGGGTTTGGAGCAACCAGTTATGACAAGCAAGTAAATTATCAAATTGCCTTAGAGGGAGAATTATCTAATACTATTTCTTCTATGTCAGGTGTAGAATATGCTAAAGTACATTTAGTTATTCCACCGAGAACATATTATCAAGTAGATGAAAACTCAATTGCAAAAGCTTCTGTTCTCCTAATGCTGGAAAATGGTTATACTATGAAGAAAGAACAAGTAAAAGGAATAGTTAATTTTTTAACAGGTTCTGTTCAAGGACTGACTCAAGAAAATGTAAAAGTTGTAGACAATTTTTCTAACAACCTAACAGATCAATTGAGTAATTCTGAAATTGGTAGTGCCGACTCCAAATTTCAATTAAAAGCGGAAATAGAAGAATATTACTCAAAAAAAGTTGAGCAAAATTTGCAATCAGTTTTTGGTTTAGGAAATGTTGTTGTTATTTCTGAAATAAATTTGAATTGGGAAAAATTAGAAGAAGAAGCAAGAACAGTTGAGCCTGTGGTTGATGAAAATGGAATAGTATTGTCAGAACAAACTCAAACAGAGAGTTCTTCTTCAGGTAGCAGCGGGGCTGCGCCTGGGACTACATCAAATATACCTCCTTTTACATATGAAACTCAAGAAAGTACAGGACAATTTTATAGTAGTAGTAACACTATTAGAAACTACGATGTTAACGAAATATACAAAAAAACTGTCCAAGATAAATCTGGAGATATTTCTGATAAAAGCATAACAGTTTTTATAGATTTTGCAAATGCAAATATTACCGAAACAGATGAATTGAGAGCTCAAATCAATAAAGCTGTTTCAACAGCAGTTGGTACAACAGATCAAAATATAACAATACTTTCTATGGCTTTTAACAGGACGGCAGAAACTCAAAGAGCTCAATATCAAGAACAATTAGATCAAAGAAATAGAAGAATAATAATGATAATAACAATAATAATATCAGTGGTAGTAATTACTTTCTTATTATATGTTTTCACTAGAATTCTTAAAAGAAGAAGAACATACAAGTTCATTGAAGAAAGAAAGAAAAAACTTGAAGATCGTGTACAAGAATTTGTTTCTGAGAGTGAAGAAGAAGTTGAAGAGTATACACCTTCACAAGAAGCTCAAAGAAGATTGGAAGACATAGTGGAAAAAAGACCGGATGATGTGGCTGAGATAATAAAATTATGGTTAAACTCCAAGTAA
- a CDS encoding lytic transglycosylase domain-containing protein gives MKKTFIIIFMLLISLNIFAEINQYNRLFLKPGAYFDYTFNTDKNLHLELGMVDKYQVMESKDILKTVWSQERDLIGGQLQVESNYYTHAISSSNAIGLLQMKYMTAEDLYVYNLFDPYDNLKGALEYHGYLRRIFGEEKKQIAAYHDGPGTIKNKGMTDSGELYYLKVKKAQENYQNTGIYSPQVYGVSIDFIGNELKTDFYYNIAYRKMELYTSLNTNIIKNDGIIKSEMNLDYSFLYYPRTNFAYGLNNFNGVIRLGLPWEYFVIKFNNENQLYFQKKLGDYFIFKMDIKNNSAYFGAGFLISNIKSFVGYELFNKTISFELQIY, from the coding sequence ATGAAAAAGACGTTCATCATCATTTTTATGCTTCTCATTTCTTTAAACATATTTGCTGAAATAAATCAATACAACCGTTTATTTTTAAAGCCAGGGGCTTATTTTGATTATACTTTTAACACAGATAAAAATTTACACTTAGAGTTAGGTATGGTAGATAAATATCAAGTTATGGAATCAAAGGATATTTTAAAAACAGTTTGGTCTCAAGAGAGAGATTTAATTGGAGGTCAACTGCAAGTGGAATCAAATTATTACACCCATGCGATTTCTTCATCGAATGCTATTGGTTTGCTTCAAATGAAATATATGACAGCAGAAGACCTATACGTATACAATCTTTTTGATCCATATGATAATTTAAAAGGGGCTTTAGAATATCATGGATATTTGAGAAGAATTTTTGGTGAAGAAAAAAAACAAATTGCTGCTTATCATGATGGGCCCGGAACAATTAAAAATAAGGGAATGACTGATTCTGGAGAATTATACTATTTAAAAGTAAAAAAAGCTCAAGAAAATTATCAAAATACAGGTATTTATTCACCGCAAGTTTATGGGGTTTCAATTGATTTTATAGGTAATGAACTGAAAACAGATTTCTATTATAATATAGCATATAGAAAAATGGAATTATACACATCTCTAAACACAAATATTATTAAAAATGATGGTATAATAAAAAGTGAAATGAATTTAGACTACTCGTTTTTATATTATCCGAGGACAAATTTTGCTTATGGATTGAATAATTTTAACGGTGTGATAAGGTTAGGTCTTCCATGGGAATATTTTGTAATAAAATTTAATAATGAAAATCAACTATATTTTCAAAAAAAATTGGGAGATTATTTTATATTCAAAATGGATATAAAAAATAATTCTGCATATTTTGGTGCAGGTTTTCTTATTTCCAATATAAAGAGTTTTGTTGGTTATGAATTATTTAATAAAACTATATCTTTTGAGTTACAAATTTATTGA
- a CDS encoding purine-nucleoside phosphorylase → MSYKMKEYVEKVKEAAEFLKGKVNIEPEIAIVLGSGLQGIADSLTDSKSIGYNEIPNFPVSTAPGHKGELIFGKMKNKNVMLMNGRFHYYEGYTMKEVTFPTRVMQELGIKTFIVTNAAGGMNPNFEKGKPCLITDQINFMGDNPLLGENNEEWGPRFPDMSEVYSKRLIDLAIKSAKKIGEPIFTGVYLGISGPTFETPAELRMMRNFGADLVGMSTVPEVIVARHAGMEILGFSAITDMAIAEGLEEVTAEDVISVANRTGEKIASIIMELIDDI, encoded by the coding sequence ATGTCTTATAAAATGAAAGAATATGTAGAAAAAGTTAAAGAAGCTGCAGAATTTTTAAAAGGAAAAGTTAATATTGAGCCTGAAATTGCTATAGTATTAGGAAGTGGTTTACAAGGTATAGCAGATTCTTTGACAGATTCAAAATCAATTGGTTATAATGAAATTCCAAATTTCCCAGTTTCAACAGCACCTGGTCATAAAGGAGAACTTATTTTTGGTAAGATGAAAAACAAAAATGTTATGCTGATGAATGGGAGATTTCATTACTATGAAGGATACACAATGAAAGAAGTTACATTTCCCACAAGAGTAATGCAAGAATTAGGAATAAAAACTTTCATTGTTACTAATGCAGCTGGTGGTATGAATCCTAATTTTGAAAAAGGTAAACCTTGTTTAATAACTGATCAAATTAATTTTATGGGAGACAACCCTTTGTTAGGTGAAAACAATGAAGAATGGGGACCAAGATTTCCAGATATGAGTGAAGTTTACTCAAAAAGATTGATCGACTTAGCCATTAAATCAGCAAAAAAAATTGGAGAACCTATATTTACTGGTGTGTACCTTGGAATATCAGGTCCCACTTTTGAAACGCCTGCAGAATTAAGGATGATGAGAAATTTTGGAGCTGATTTAGTTGGAATGTCAACAGTTCCAGAAGTGATCGTTGCTAGACATGCAGGAATGGAAATATTAGGATTTTCAGCTATAACTGATATGGCAATTGCAGAAGGATTAGAAGAAGTTACAGCTGAAGATGTTATTTCAGTAGCAAATAGGACAGGGGAAAAAATAGCTTCAATTATAATGGAATTAATAGATGATATATAA
- the hpt gene encoding hypoxanthine phosphoribosyltransferase — MAIKTLISEEELNLKVKELGEKITDHYKDKTDEIVALCVLKGSINFYSDLVKRIDMNVLYNFIQVSSYSGTNTTGRIKVKSWVEESLEGKHVIIVEDVVDTGNTLKYIIKYLERQNPASIEIASIVVKNVHPHGINVKFPGFDIGDYFIIGYGLDYDEKYRNLPYIGYIE; from the coding sequence ATGGCTATAAAAACTCTAATATCTGAAGAAGAGTTAAATTTAAAGGTGAAAGAACTTGGGGAAAAAATAACTGATCACTATAAAGATAAAACTGATGAAATAGTTGCTTTATGCGTTTTGAAGGGTTCTATTAACTTTTATTCTGATTTAGTGAAAAGAATAGATATGAATGTACTATATAATTTCATTCAAGTATCTAGTTATTCTGGAACTAATACTACTGGTAGAATTAAAGTAAAAAGTTGGGTTGAAGAATCTTTAGAAGGAAAACATGTGATAATTGTTGAAGATGTAGTAGACACAGGAAATACTCTAAAATATATAATTAAATATTTGGAGAGACAAAATCCAGCGTCCATAGAAATAGCTTCAATAGTTGTAAAAAATGTTCATCCTCACGGGATAAATGTGAAATTTCCGGGTTTTGACATAGGCGATTATTTTATAATAGGCTATGGTTTAGACTATGATGAAAAATATAGAAATCTCCCTTACATAGGATATATAGAATAA